One genomic segment of Stenotrophomonas sp. 704A1 includes these proteins:
- a CDS encoding HlyD family secretion protein, producing MGIGNGMRGIGLAGIGLLAGCGQSTPTALGTLEWDRITVPAPAAEVIATVEVREGEQVKAGAVLMQLDPARGDAQFAAAQADTVRAQAQLEELKIGPRQEQIAQAQAQLAALRAQAAEASAYYRRVQPLAQQRLIAAAELDRARAAAGNAEASVRAAEQAWLELVHGSRAQEIAQGQAAADAAQAQQVVQGVNLQKLQLRAPRDGVIDALPYRQGDQAPVGAPLAVMLVGDRPYARVYLPQPLRLQVKVGQAAQIQLEGGGTVLTGHVRAIRSEPSFTPYYALTGEDVERLSYLAEIEVDGNNDVRKLPAGLPVQVRF from the coding sequence ATGGGCATCGGCAACGGCATGCGTGGAATCGGACTGGCGGGCATCGGCCTGCTGGCGGGATGTGGGCAGTCAACGCCCACTGCGCTGGGCACGCTGGAGTGGGACCGGATCACGGTGCCGGCACCGGCGGCCGAAGTGATCGCCACGGTGGAGGTGCGCGAGGGCGAGCAGGTCAAGGCCGGGGCCGTGCTGATGCAGCTGGATCCGGCGCGCGGAGACGCGCAGTTCGCCGCCGCGCAGGCGGACACGGTGCGTGCGCAGGCGCAGCTGGAAGAACTGAAGATCGGCCCACGCCAGGAACAGATCGCGCAGGCCCAGGCGCAACTGGCCGCATTGCGCGCACAGGCTGCCGAAGCAAGCGCCTATTACCGCCGGGTCCAGCCGTTGGCACAGCAGCGCTTGATTGCCGCCGCTGAACTGGACCGCGCGCGCGCCGCCGCCGGCAATGCCGAGGCCAGCGTGCGTGCCGCCGAGCAGGCCTGGCTGGAGCTGGTGCACGGCAGCCGGGCGCAGGAGATCGCCCAGGGCCAGGCCGCCGCCGATGCCGCGCAGGCGCAGCAGGTGGTGCAGGGCGTGAACCTGCAGAAGCTGCAGTTGCGTGCGCCGCGCGACGGCGTGATCGATGCCCTGCCGTACCGGCAGGGCGACCAGGCGCCGGTCGGCGCGCCGCTGGCCGTGATGCTGGTCGGCGACCGCCCGTATGCGCGGGTCTACCTGCCGCAGCCGCTGCGCCTGCAGGTCAAGGTCGGGCAGGCCGCGCAGATACAGCTGGAAGGAGGCGGCACGGTGCTGACCGGGCACGTGCGCGCGATCCGCAGCGAGCCCTCGTTCACGCCGTACTACGCACTGACCGGTGAAGACGTCGAACGCCTGAGCTATCTGGCCGAGATCGAAGTGGACGGCAACAACGACGTGCGCAAACTGCCCGCGGGTCTGCCGGTACAGGTGCGCTTCTGA
- a CDS encoding PhoH family protein codes for MKNIDHRDFTLSPEDNARLANLCGPFDGHLRQIELKLGVEIANRGFVFRVTGPQEASAETQKLIEALYAEAAETLFDNHAIHVRLAQANVEQIAERSYEAQDVAIKVKRGTVRGRGANQGRYLHQIATHDINFGIGPAGTGKTFLAVASAVEALNESRVQRLILVRPAVEAGEKLGFLPGDLSQKVDPYLRPLYDALYEMMGVEKVVKLLERNVIEIAPLAYMRGRTLNDAFVILDEAQNTTIEQMKMFLTRLGFGSTAVVTGDLTQTDLPKHVKSGLRDAIDVLRDVEGVSFTFFEARDVVRHPLVARIVSAYDRRDLHQIQPGATP; via the coding sequence ATGAAAAACATCGATCATCGAGACTTCACCCTGTCGCCGGAAGACAATGCGCGACTGGCCAACCTGTGCGGCCCCTTCGATGGCCACCTTCGCCAGATCGAGTTGAAGCTCGGTGTGGAGATCGCCAACCGTGGCTTCGTGTTCCGGGTCACCGGTCCGCAGGAAGCCAGCGCCGAAACGCAGAAGCTGATCGAGGCGCTGTACGCGGAAGCGGCGGAGACCCTCTTCGACAACCATGCCATCCATGTGCGCCTGGCGCAGGCCAACGTGGAACAGATCGCCGAGCGCTCCTACGAAGCGCAGGACGTTGCGATCAAGGTCAAGCGCGGCACCGTGCGCGGCCGCGGTGCCAACCAGGGCCGCTACCTGCACCAGATCGCCACCCACGACATCAACTTCGGCATCGGCCCGGCCGGCACCGGCAAGACGTTCCTGGCCGTGGCCAGCGCGGTGGAAGCGCTGAACGAATCGCGCGTGCAGCGGCTGATCCTGGTGCGCCCGGCGGTCGAGGCCGGCGAGAAGCTGGGCTTCCTGCCCGGCGACCTGAGCCAGAAGGTCGACCCGTATCTGCGCCCGCTGTACGACGCCCTGTATGAAATGATGGGCGTGGAAAAGGTGGTCAAGCTGCTGGAACGCAATGTCATCGAGATCGCACCGCTGGCCTACATGCGCGGGCGCACCCTCAACGATGCCTTCGTGATCCTGGACGAGGCCCAGAACACCACCATCGAACAGATGAAGATGTTCCTGACCCGCCTCGGCTTCGGCTCCACTGCGGTGGTGACCGGCGACCTGACCCAGACCGATCTGCCCAAGCACGTGAAGTCCGGCCTGCGCGATGCCATCGACGTCCTGCGCGATGTGGAAGGGGTCAGCTTCACCTTCTTCGAAGCCCGCGACGTGGTCCGTCATCCGCTGGTGGCGCGCATCGTCAGCGCGTACGATCGCCGCGACCTGCATCAGATCCAGCCTGGAGCAACACCATGA
- the ybeY gene encoding rRNA maturation RNase YbeY yields MTRGPVRLDVAVSYALPRTGLPAAVSFRKWVAAALKGRIREADLAIRVVDAKEGQSLNRHYRGKDYATNVLSFPADVPEGLPKGVKFPLLGDLVICAPVVAREADEQGKALNAHYAHLTVHGVLHLLGWDHEDDKEAEAMEQLEREILAELGIDDPYAGER; encoded by the coding sequence ATGACCCGTGGACCGGTGCGACTGGATGTCGCCGTCAGCTACGCCCTGCCCCGCACCGGCCTGCCGGCCGCGGTGAGTTTCCGCAAGTGGGTCGCCGCCGCGTTGAAGGGCCGCATCCGCGAGGCCGACCTGGCCATCCGCGTGGTCGATGCCAAGGAAGGCCAGTCGCTGAACCGGCATTACCGTGGCAAGGACTACGCCACCAACGTGCTCAGCTTCCCGGCCGACGTGCCCGAAGGCCTGCCCAAAGGGGTCAAGTTCCCGCTGCTGGGCGATCTGGTGATCTGCGCCCCGGTGGTGGCCCGCGAGGCCGATGAACAGGGCAAGGCGCTCAACGCCCACTACGCGCACCTGACCGTGCACGGCGTGCTGCACCTGCTCGGCTGGGACCACGAGGACGACAAGGAAGCTGAGGCGATGGAGCAGCTCGAGCGCGAGATCCTGGCCGAGCTCGGCATCGACGACCCGTACGCGGGCGAGCGCTGA
- a CDS encoding HlyC/CorC family transporter — protein sequence MSEDDSSSSPAEHSEKKRGWLERLTSAFSGEPHTRDELVAVLHTAQEEGLIAADTLKMMEGAISVAELTVGDVMISRSQMVSLPVEAPFLELMRQVVESGHSRFPVHGENKDDILGVLLAKDLLRGVVADNGPGNVRELLRPAVLIPEAKKLNVLLKEFRLSRNHMAIVVDEYGGVAGLVTIEDVLEQIVGEIDDEHDEAEDPSAQIAIQADGQYVVDALTPIGDFNERFGASFSDEDYDTIGGLVTEAVGHLPEVGDELALDRFMFRVARADARRVQAFHVTVLAPDAQDDA from the coding sequence ATGTCAGAAGACGACAGTAGTAGCTCCCCAGCGGAGCACAGTGAAAAGAAGCGCGGCTGGCTTGAACGCCTGACGTCCGCGTTCTCCGGCGAACCCCACACCCGCGACGAGCTGGTTGCGGTCCTGCACACCGCGCAGGAAGAAGGGCTGATCGCCGCCGATACCCTGAAGATGATGGAAGGCGCCATTTCAGTGGCCGAGCTGACCGTGGGCGACGTGATGATCTCGCGCTCGCAGATGGTCTCGCTGCCGGTCGAAGCGCCCTTCCTGGAGCTGATGAGGCAGGTGGTCGAATCCGGCCACTCGCGCTTCCCGGTGCACGGCGAGAACAAGGACGACATCCTTGGCGTACTGCTGGCCAAGGACCTGCTGCGCGGCGTGGTCGCCGACAACGGGCCCGGCAACGTGCGCGAGCTGCTGCGCCCGGCGGTGCTGATCCCCGAAGCCAAGAAGCTCAACGTGCTGCTGAAGGAGTTCCGGCTGTCGCGCAACCACATGGCGATCGTGGTCGATGAGTACGGCGGCGTCGCCGGCCTGGTCACCATCGAGGACGTGCTGGAGCAGATCGTCGGCGAGATCGACGACGAGCACGACGAGGCCGAGGATCCCTCGGCACAGATCGCGATCCAGGCCGACGGCCAGTACGTGGTCGACGCGCTGACCCCGATCGGCGATTTCAATGAGCGTTTCGGCGCCAGCTTCTCCGATGAGGACTACGACACCATCGGCGGCCTGGTCACCGAAGCGGTGGGCCATCTGCCGGAAGTCGGCGATGAGCTGGCGCTGGACCGCTTCATGTTCCGCGTGGCCCGCGCCGATGCGCGCCGGGTCCAGGCCTTCCATGTGACGGTGCTGGCACCGGACGCGCAGGACGACGCTTGA
- a CDS encoding ABC transporter ATP-binding protein, translating to MHAQGLTRRFGDLLAVDNVDLTVPRGQVYGFLGPNGSGKSTTIRMLCGLLEPSAGQIEVLGLAVPEQAEALRRRIGYMTQRFSLYEDLSVRENLEFLAAIQDLPRAQARQRVDALLQQYRLQDRQPQLAGTLSGGQKQRLALAGAVVHAPELLFLDEPTSAVDPESRRDFWEALFELADAGTTVLVSTHYMDEAERCHRLAILDRGALVADGTPAELCARLQGRTLQVTSSQPRQASRALAELPGVLSVAQIGTQLRVLCSEGQADTPALRRALAAADPGARIDAVAPNLEDVFVAATRGRGREPAA from the coding sequence GTGCATGCGCAGGGCCTGACCCGCCGCTTCGGCGATCTGCTGGCCGTGGACAATGTCGACCTGACCGTGCCACGCGGGCAGGTCTACGGCTTCCTGGGGCCGAATGGATCCGGCAAGTCGACCACCATCCGCATGCTGTGCGGCCTGCTGGAACCCAGCGCCGGGCAGATCGAGGTGCTGGGGCTGGCGGTGCCGGAGCAGGCCGAGGCATTGCGCCGGCGCATCGGCTACATGACCCAGCGCTTCTCGTTGTATGAAGACCTTTCGGTGCGCGAGAACCTGGAGTTCCTCGCCGCCATCCAGGATCTGCCGCGCGCACAGGCGCGGCAGCGCGTCGATGCACTGCTGCAGCAGTACCGGCTGCAGGATCGGCAGCCGCAGCTGGCTGGCACGCTCAGCGGTGGGCAGAAGCAGCGCCTGGCCCTGGCCGGTGCTGTGGTGCACGCCCCCGAGCTGCTGTTCCTGGACGAGCCGACCAGCGCGGTCGATCCGGAATCGCGCCGCGATTTCTGGGAGGCCCTGTTCGAACTGGCCGACGCGGGCACCACCGTGCTGGTGTCGACCCACTACATGGACGAGGCCGAGCGCTGCCACCGGCTGGCCATTCTTGATCGCGGCGCGCTGGTGGCCGATGGCACGCCGGCCGAACTGTGTGCACGGCTGCAGGGGCGCACGCTGCAGGTCACCTCCTCGCAGCCACGCCAGGCCAGCCGCGCGCTGGCCGAACTGCCCGGCGTGCTGAGCGTGGCGCAGATCGGTACCCAGCTGCGCGTGCTGTGCAGCGAAGGGCAGGCCGATACGCCGGCACTGCGGCGGGCGTTGGCGGCTGCCGATC